One genomic segment of Nothobranchius furzeri strain GRZ-AD chromosome 10, NfurGRZ-RIMD1, whole genome shotgun sequence includes these proteins:
- the LOC139072157 gene encoding uncharacterized protein: MEQTVRFRILIDDQIKKVTLSSGVPSTVAELVAAVKENLSIPTDISLQYKDEDFGDFFTVTSTNELKDKDTLKVVYAPICLDLTVADQESNCDVSVMSSFDSDSASGSLDSQDTVILSQSTFERQNPWPAVFPIPTFSHNTELALKQGNETYLKEGTPMTSPGFRSDILERLAEAMFSYTAYPDDAQRSAVAQALVEKHPCLKEPGSFNGIYGWQQSLKYKCGNYRTKRRALGSPELLINSLSQKPGDEQEVAKNIKKAKRAELNYLPPHPPGETDDTLENMRLEIITASKRKDCGKDINYLMTRTYSLRRKEVVSQSPRVTNFMERWPALFDTFQINAEFQRCTAVPLQSTFMSQLDKCTPKLLDLFSAKGGAVGQRIKNLLMELIQDTNVSTVQKRDVTLRCLIEYMGESGQELISDYYGSPETSVHEDLKLRSMMIYICHDPDAVGIIIEGVPVLTNLGSLAKACSMLLGLTYALNLQYPTKLVKTFEVFQRLFVGLDTLRPKPSSRYMTLKNKLLT; this comes from the exons ATGGAGCAAACTGTAAGATTCCGCATCCTAATTGATgatcaaataaaaaaagttacACTCAGCAGTGGGGTACCCTCAACTGTGGCTGAGTTGGTTGCAGCAGTCAAGGAAAATCTGTCCATCCCCACAGATATAAGTCTTCAGTACAAAGATGAAGATTTTGGTGACTTCTTCACCGTAACATCTACAAATGAACTGAAAGATAAAGACACACTTAAAGTTGTATATGCACCTATATGCTTAGATTTGACAGTTGCTGACCAAGAAAGCAACTGTGATGTATCTGTGATGTCCTCCTTTGACAGTGACAGTGCTAGTGGCTCACTGGATTCCCAAGATACTGTCATTTTGAGTCAGTCCACCTTTGAAAGGCAGAACCCCTGGCCTGCTGTGTTTCCCATTCCAACTTTTTCACACAACACTGAGCTTGCTTTGAAACAAGGCAATGAGACATATTTAAAAGAGGGCACCCCGATGACATCACCTGGTTTCAGATCTGACATCCTTGAGCGTCTGGCAGAAGCAATGTTTTCTTATACTGCTTACCCTGATGATGCCCAAAGAAGTGCTGTAGCACAGGCACTAGTTGAGAAGCATCCCTGCTTGAAGGAACCAGGGTCTTTTAATGGAATTTATGGATGGCAGCAAAGCCTGAAATACAAATGTGGAAACTACCGCACAAAACGTAGAGCACTGGGAAGTCCTGAACTCTTGATCAACTCATTGTCACAAAAGCCTGGTGATGAGCAAGAAGTTGCTAAAAACATCAAGAAAGCAAAGAGGGCAGAACTTAATTACCTTCCTCCACATCCACCTGGTGAAACAGACGACACTCTTGAGAATATGAGGCTTGAAATAATAACTGCCAGCAAGAGAAAAGACTGTGGCAAAGACATAAACTACCTGATGACCAGGACATACAGCTTGAGAAGAAAAGAAGTGGTTTCTCAGTCCCCAAGGGTGACAAACTTTATGGAAAGATGGCCCGCTCTCTTCGATACATTTCAG ATAAATGCAGAGTTCCAAAGGTGCACTGCTGTTCCTCTACAGTCTACATTCATGTCTCAGCTGGATAAATGTACTCCAAAGCTCCTGGATTTGTTCAGTGCCAAGGGAGGAGCAGTTGGTCAGCGCATCAAGAACTTATTGATGGAACTGATACAG GACACAAATGTCTCCACTGTGCAGAAGAGAGACGTAACTCTGAGATGCCTCATTGAGTACATGGGAGAGAGTGGACAGGAGCTCATCTCGGACTACTAT GGAAGCCCAGAGACCAGCGTGCACGAGGACCTAAAACTGCGCAGCATGATGATCTACATTTGCCATGATCCAGATGCTGTAGGAATAATCATCGAGGGAGTGCCGGTGCTCACTAATCTTGGCAGTCTAGCCAAAGCATGCAGCATGCTTCTCGGTCTGACATACGCCCTGAACCTCCAATATCCTACCAAACTTGTCAAAACGTTTGAAGTTTTTCAGAGACTTTTTGTGGGTCTTGATACACTCCGCCCAAAACCAAGCTCCAGGTACATGACTCTGAAAAACAAACTTCTTACCTAG